The Syngnathus scovelli strain Florida chromosome 13, RoL_Ssco_1.2, whole genome shotgun sequence genome has a window encoding:
- the smad4a gene encoding mothers against decapentaplegic homolog 4a isoform X2 codes for MSIANTPTSNDACLSIVHSLMCHRQGGESESFAKRAIESLVKKLKEKKDELDSLITAITTNGAHPSKCVTIQRTLDGRLQVAGRKGFPHVVYARLWRWPDLHKNELKHVKYCQYAFDLKCDNVCVNPYHYERVVSPGIDLSGLTLSSTGPLMVKDEYDYDNQQSHPSADSHLQTIQHPPSRPGPPDAFGSPTLLPPTEGSSSAATSAFSAIGAGPSSKAFRVSTGGIVSSEFDRFFRLDSTANWNRNSSFTSAVPHQNGHLQHHTPMPHTGHYWPVSNEIAFQPPISNHPAPEYWCSIAYFEMDVQVGETFKVPSTCPIVTVDGYVDPSGGDRFCLGQLSNVHRTENIERARLHIGKGVQLECKGEGDVWVRCLSDHAVFVQSYYLDREAGRAPGDAVHKIYPSAYIKVFDLRQCHRQMQQQAATAQAAAAAQAAAVAGNIPGPGSVGGIAPAISLSAAAGIGVDDLRRLCILRMSFVKGWGPDYPRQSIKETPCWIEIHLHRALQLLDEVLHTMPIADPQPLD; via the exons ATGTCCATCGCCAACACCCCCACGAGCAATGACGCCTGCCTCAGCATCGTGCACAGCCTGATGTGCCACAGACAAGGTGGGGAGAGCGAGAGCTTCGCCAAACGGGCCATCGAGAGCCTGGTCAAGAAGCTGAAGGAGAAGAAAGACGAGCTGGACTCCCTCATCACGGCCATCACGACCAACGGAGCGCATCCCAGCAAATGTGTGACCATACAGCGCACATTGGACGGCCGCCTACAG GTTGCTGGACGTAAAGGTTTCCCTCACGTGGTGTATGCACGATTGTGGCGGTGGCCCGATCTGCACAAAAACGAGTTAAAACATGTCAAATACTGCCAGTATGCCTTTGACCTCAAATGTGACAACGTTTGCGTCAATCCGTACCACTACGAGAGAGTGGTCTCGCCAGGCATCG ACTTATCAGGACTGACGCTTTCAAGCACAG GTCCACTCATGGTAAAAGACGAGTACGACTACGACAATCAGCAATCTCACCCCAGTGCCGACAGCCACCTGCAGACGATCCAGCATCCTCCGTCCAGGCCGGGGCCGCCAGACGCCTTCGGTAGCCCCACCCTCCTCCCGCCAACAGAGGGCAGCAGCTCGGCTGCAACATCCGCATTTTCCGCCATTGGCGCGGGACCCTCAAGTAAGGCTTTCAGGGTTTCAACAGGTGGGATTGTCTCCAGTGAGTTTGACAGGTTCTTTCGTTTAGATTCCACCGCCAACTGGAATCGAAACAGCAGCTTCACGTCTGCGGTGCCGCATCAAAATGGCCACCTACAGCACcatacgcccatgcctcacacaggACATTACT GGCCTGTTAGCAACGAAATAGCATTCCAACCACCAATATCCAATCACCCTG CTCCAGAATACTGGTGCTCCATCGCGTACTTTGAGATGGACGTCCAGGTCGGCGAGACGTTCAAGGTGCCCTCCACGTGCCCGATAGTGACGGTGGACGGTTACGTGGACCCCTCGGGAGGCGACCGCTTCTGCCTGGGCCAGCTCAGCAACGTCCACAGAACGGAAAACATTGAGAGAGCCAG GCTTCATATCGGCAAAGGCGTTCAGCTGGAATGCAAAGGCGAAGGAGATGTGTGGgtacgctgcttgagcgaccacgcAGTGTTTGTGCAGAGCTACTACCTGGACCGAGAGGCGGGGCGTGCCCCCGGGGATGCCGTCCACAAGATCTACCCCAGCGCTTACATCAAG GTGTTTGACCTGCGTCAGTGCCATAGGCAGATGCAGCAGCAGGCGGCCACTGcccaagcggcggcggcggcccagGCAGCAGCCGTGGCTGGAAATATACCCGGCCCGGGTTCCGTGGGCGGAATCGCTCCCGCAATCA GTTTGTCAGCGGCGGCGGGCATCGGCGTGGACGACTTGCGCCGGCTGTGCATCCTGCGGATGAGCTTTGTCAAGGGCTGGGGGCCCGACTACCCGCGGCAAAGCATCAAGGAGACACCCTGCTGGATCGAGATTCACCTCCACCGTGCTCTGCAGCTGCTGGACGAGGTACTGCACACCATGCCCATCGCGGACCCACAGCCTCTTGACTAA
- the smad4a gene encoding mothers against decapentaplegic homolog 4a isoform X1, which produces MSIANTPTSNDACLSIVHSLMCHRQGGESESFAKRAIESLVKKLKEKKDELDSLITAITTNGAHPSKCVTIQRTLDGRLQVAGRKGFPHVVYARLWRWPDLHKNELKHVKYCQYAFDLKCDNVCVNPYHYERVVSPGIDLSGLTLSSTAGPLMVKDEYDYDNQQSHPSADSHLQTIQHPPSRPGPPDAFGSPTLLPPTEGSSSAATSAFSAIGAGPSSKAFRVSTGGIVSSEFDRFFRLDSTANWNRNSSFTSAVPHQNGHLQHHTPMPHTGHYWPVSNEIAFQPPISNHPAPEYWCSIAYFEMDVQVGETFKVPSTCPIVTVDGYVDPSGGDRFCLGQLSNVHRTENIERARLHIGKGVQLECKGEGDVWVRCLSDHAVFVQSYYLDREAGRAPGDAVHKIYPSAYIKVFDLRQCHRQMQQQAATAQAAAAAQAAAVAGNIPGPGSVGGIAPAISLSAAAGIGVDDLRRLCILRMSFVKGWGPDYPRQSIKETPCWIEIHLHRALQLLDEVLHTMPIADPQPLD; this is translated from the exons ATGTCCATCGCCAACACCCCCACGAGCAATGACGCCTGCCTCAGCATCGTGCACAGCCTGATGTGCCACAGACAAGGTGGGGAGAGCGAGAGCTTCGCCAAACGGGCCATCGAGAGCCTGGTCAAGAAGCTGAAGGAGAAGAAAGACGAGCTGGACTCCCTCATCACGGCCATCACGACCAACGGAGCGCATCCCAGCAAATGTGTGACCATACAGCGCACATTGGACGGCCGCCTACAG GTTGCTGGACGTAAAGGTTTCCCTCACGTGGTGTATGCACGATTGTGGCGGTGGCCCGATCTGCACAAAAACGAGTTAAAACATGTCAAATACTGCCAGTATGCCTTTGACCTCAAATGTGACAACGTTTGCGTCAATCCGTACCACTACGAGAGAGTGGTCTCGCCAGGCATCG ACTTATCAGGACTGACGCTTTCAAGCACAG CAGGTCCACTCATGGTAAAAGACGAGTACGACTACGACAATCAGCAATCTCACCCCAGTGCCGACAGCCACCTGCAGACGATCCAGCATCCTCCGTCCAGGCCGGGGCCGCCAGACGCCTTCGGTAGCCCCACCCTCCTCCCGCCAACAGAGGGCAGCAGCTCGGCTGCAACATCCGCATTTTCCGCCATTGGCGCGGGACCCTCAAGTAAGGCTTTCAGGGTTTCAACAGGTGGGATTGTCTCCAGTGAGTTTGACAGGTTCTTTCGTTTAGATTCCACCGCCAACTGGAATCGAAACAGCAGCTTCACGTCTGCGGTGCCGCATCAAAATGGCCACCTACAGCACcatacgcccatgcctcacacaggACATTACT GGCCTGTTAGCAACGAAATAGCATTCCAACCACCAATATCCAATCACCCTG CTCCAGAATACTGGTGCTCCATCGCGTACTTTGAGATGGACGTCCAGGTCGGCGAGACGTTCAAGGTGCCCTCCACGTGCCCGATAGTGACGGTGGACGGTTACGTGGACCCCTCGGGAGGCGACCGCTTCTGCCTGGGCCAGCTCAGCAACGTCCACAGAACGGAAAACATTGAGAGAGCCAG GCTTCATATCGGCAAAGGCGTTCAGCTGGAATGCAAAGGCGAAGGAGATGTGTGGgtacgctgcttgagcgaccacgcAGTGTTTGTGCAGAGCTACTACCTGGACCGAGAGGCGGGGCGTGCCCCCGGGGATGCCGTCCACAAGATCTACCCCAGCGCTTACATCAAG GTGTTTGACCTGCGTCAGTGCCATAGGCAGATGCAGCAGCAGGCGGCCACTGcccaagcggcggcggcggcccagGCAGCAGCCGTGGCTGGAAATATACCCGGCCCGGGTTCCGTGGGCGGAATCGCTCCCGCAATCA GTTTGTCAGCGGCGGCGGGCATCGGCGTGGACGACTTGCGCCGGCTGTGCATCCTGCGGATGAGCTTTGTCAAGGGCTGGGGGCCCGACTACCCGCGGCAAAGCATCAAGGAGACACCCTGCTGGATCGAGATTCACCTCCACCGTGCTCTGCAGCTGCTGGACGAGGTACTGCACACCATGCCCATCGCGGACCCACAGCCTCTTGACTAA
- the rfx3 gene encoding transcription factor RFX3 codes for MQTPEAGADSTSTVPIQTSVPVQPAGSTQQLPVQQQTQTVQQVQHVYPAQVQYVEENSGVYTNGNIRTYSYSEPQLYSQNSGGSYFDTQGSSSQVSTVVTAHGMANNSGGGGNGGMSMGLAGAQVIGSGSGAYLMDNAAAHPAAQTARASPATIEMAIETLQKSEGLSSQRSSLLNSHLQWLLDNYETAEGVSLPRSTLYNHYLRHCQEQKLDPVNAASFGKLIRSIFMGLRTRRLGTRGNSKYHYYGIRVKPDSPLNRLQEDMQYMALRQQPVQQKQRFKPVPKFDTSPTENYSSGGQNQPGAAEQTVIAQSQHHQQFLDASRALPDFAELDLGQSNPENISTEDVKALQSLYREHCEAILDVVINLQFSLIEKLWQTFWRYTPPDTVEGATITENSSVSEIEARLPQPRLMALCRHEAVLKWMSTCDHLMYQALVEILIPDVLRPIPSALTQAIRNFAKSLESWLNNAMNAIPQRMIQTKVAAVSAFAQTLRRYTSLNHLAQAARAVLQNTSQINQMLSDLNRVDFANVQEQASWVCQCEEGMVQHLEQDFKATLQQQSSLEQWAAWLDNVVTQVLKPYEQRPSFPKAARQFLLKWSFYSSMVIRDLTLRSAASFGSFHLIRLLYDEYMFYLVEHRVAQATGETPIGVMGEFDSLNSLSLTNVDKDETSGMDSDLDEDLEESGEPLAKREKSEHEVIQVIQVGTLEDGSHPVVGVVQPSILHSLPQSPRDHSEHILTPSAGTPTIRHCSATGNTYASV; via the exons ATGCAGACCCCCGAAGCAGGCGCTGACTCCACCTCCACCGTCCCTATTCAGACCAGCGTGCCTGTCCAGCCAGCCGGTTCGACCCAGCAGCTGCCTGTCCAGCAACAG ACGCAGACAGTTCAACAGGTCCAGCATGTTTACCCAGCGCAGGTGCAGTACGTGGAAGAAAACAGCGGCGTCTACACCAACGGCAACAT AAGAACCTACTCGTACTCGGAGCCGCAGCTATACAGCCAGAACAGCGGCGGGAGCTACTTTGACACGCAAGGGAGCTCGTCCCAAGTGTCCACGGTGGTCACCGCCCATGGGATGGCCAATAACAGCGGCGGCGGGGGGAACGGAGGCATGAGCATGGGCCTGGCGGGGGCTCAGGTAATCGGTAGCGGTTCCGGGGCCTACCTCATGGACAACGCCGCCGCCCACCCTGCTGCCCAGACTGCACGGGCCTCCCCGGCGACT ATTGAAATGGCGATTGAGACGCTCCAAAAATCTGAGGGTTTATCCAGTCAGAGAAGCTCGCTGCTCAACAGCCAT CTGCAGTGGCTGCTGGACAACTACGAAACAGCAGAGGGTGTGAGTCTACCGCGATCCACCCTCTACAATCACTACCTGCGCCACTGCCAGGAGCAAAAACTAGACCCGGTCAACGCAGCATCCTTCGGCAAACTCATTCGCTCCATCTTCATGGGACTCCGCACGAGGCGCCTCGGGACGAG GGGGAACTCCAAATACCATTACTATGGTATCCGCGTCAAGCCCGACTCCCCGCTTAACAGACTCCAGGAGGACATGCAGTATATGGCCCTCAGGCAGCAACCCGTTCAGCAGAAACAGAG GTTCAAACCAGTGCCCAAATTTGACACCAGCCCCACAGAGAACTACTCCAGCGGGGGTCAAAACCAGCCAGGGGCAGCAGAGCAGACAGTCATCGCACAGAGTCAGCACCACCAGCAGTTCTTGG ATGCATCACGGGCACTCCCCGACTTTGCGGAGCTGGACCTGGGGCAGAGTAATCCGGAGAACATCAGCACGGAGGACGTCAAGGCTCTCCAATCACTTTACAGGGAGCACTGTGAG GCTATCCTGGACGTGGTCATCAACCTGCAGTTTAGTCTCATTGAGAAGCTTTGGCAAACGTTCTGGCGTTACACTCCGCCCGACACTGTAGAGGGCGCCACTATAACGGAAAACAG CAGCGTAAGTGAGATTGAAGCCCGACTCCCGCAGCCGCGGCTGATGGCGCTGTGCAGACACGAAGCCGTGCTCAAGTGGATGAGCACCTGCGACCATCTGATGTACCAGGCCCTTGTGGAGATCCTCATCCCCGATGTCCTGAGACCCATTCCCA GTGCCTTGACTCAAGCCATTCGCAATTTTGCCAAAAGCCTGGAAAGCTGGCTCAATAATGCCATGAATGCGATTCCGCAGAGGATGATCCAGACCAAG gttGCCGCTGTTAGTGCCTTTGCGCAAACCCTACGCAGATACACATCTTTGAACCACCTGGCTCAAGCGGCACGCGCCGTGTTGCAAAACACGTCGCAGATCAACCAGATGCTAAGCGACCTCAACCGCGTCGACTTTGCCAACGTACAG GAGCAAGCCTCGTGGGTGTGCCAGTGCGAGGAGGGCATGGTGCAGCACTTGGAGCAGGACTTCAAGGCTACCCTACAGCAGCAAAGCTCTCTGGAGCAGTGGGCGGCCTGGCTGGACAACGTGGTCACGCAAGTACTGAAGCCCTATGAGCAGCGGCCCAGTTTCCCCAAGGCGGCCCGGCAGTTCCTACTCAAGTGGTCCTTCTACAG TTCGATGGTCATTCGGGACCTGACCCTGCGCAGTGCCGCAAGCTTCGGTTCTTTCCACCTGATCCGTCTGCTCTACGACGAGTACATGTTCTACCTGGTCGAGCATCGAGTGGCCCAAGCTACCGGAGAGACTCCCATCGGAGTCATGGGCGAG TTTGACAGCCTGAACAGCCTGTCGCTTACAAACGTCGATAAAG ATGAAACGAGCGGCATGGACAGCGATTTAGACGAGGACCTCGAGGAATCCGGGGAACCTCTGGCCAAACGCGAAAAGTCGGAGCACGAGGTGATCCAGGTGATCCAGGTGGGCACCCTGGAGGACGGATCCCATCCGGTAGTGGGCGTGGTCCAGCCCAGCATCCTTCACTCCCTCCCTCAGTCTCCGCGGGACCACAGCGAGCACATTCTGACCCCCTCGGCCGGCACCCCCACCATCCGCCACTGCAGCGCCACGGGCAACACCTACGCCTCCGTTTGA
- the smad4a gene encoding mothers against decapentaplegic homolog 4a isoform X3 has translation MSIANTPTSNDACLSIVHSLMCHRQGGESESFAKRAIESLVKKLKEKKDELDSLITAITTNGAHPSKCVTIQRTLDGRLQVAGRKGFPHVVYARLWRWPDLHKNELKHVKYCQYAFDLKCDNVCVNPYHYERVVSPGIDLSGLTLSSTAGPLMVKDEYDYDNQQSHPSADSHLQTIQHPPSRPGPPDAFGSPTLLPPTEGSSSAATSAFSAIGAGPSNSTANWNRNSSFTSAVPHQNGHLQHHTPMPHTGHYWPVSNEIAFQPPISNHPAPEYWCSIAYFEMDVQVGETFKVPSTCPIVTVDGYVDPSGGDRFCLGQLSNVHRTENIERARLHIGKGVQLECKGEGDVWVRCLSDHAVFVQSYYLDREAGRAPGDAVHKIYPSAYIKVFDLRQCHRQMQQQAATAQAAAAAQAAAVAGNIPGPGSVGGIAPAISLSAAAGIGVDDLRRLCILRMSFVKGWGPDYPRQSIKETPCWIEIHLHRALQLLDEVLHTMPIADPQPLD, from the exons ATGTCCATCGCCAACACCCCCACGAGCAATGACGCCTGCCTCAGCATCGTGCACAGCCTGATGTGCCACAGACAAGGTGGGGAGAGCGAGAGCTTCGCCAAACGGGCCATCGAGAGCCTGGTCAAGAAGCTGAAGGAGAAGAAAGACGAGCTGGACTCCCTCATCACGGCCATCACGACCAACGGAGCGCATCCCAGCAAATGTGTGACCATACAGCGCACATTGGACGGCCGCCTACAG GTTGCTGGACGTAAAGGTTTCCCTCACGTGGTGTATGCACGATTGTGGCGGTGGCCCGATCTGCACAAAAACGAGTTAAAACATGTCAAATACTGCCAGTATGCCTTTGACCTCAAATGTGACAACGTTTGCGTCAATCCGTACCACTACGAGAGAGTGGTCTCGCCAGGCATCG ACTTATCAGGACTGACGCTTTCAAGCACAG CAGGTCCACTCATGGTAAAAGACGAGTACGACTACGACAATCAGCAATCTCACCCCAGTGCCGACAGCCACCTGCAGACGATCCAGCATCCTCCGTCCAGGCCGGGGCCGCCAGACGCCTTCGGTAGCCCCACCCTCCTCCCGCCAACAGAGGGCAGCAGCTCGGCTGCAACATCCGCATTTTCCGCCATTGGCGCGGGACCCTCAA ATTCCACCGCCAACTGGAATCGAAACAGCAGCTTCACGTCTGCGGTGCCGCATCAAAATGGCCACCTACAGCACcatacgcccatgcctcacacaggACATTACT GGCCTGTTAGCAACGAAATAGCATTCCAACCACCAATATCCAATCACCCTG CTCCAGAATACTGGTGCTCCATCGCGTACTTTGAGATGGACGTCCAGGTCGGCGAGACGTTCAAGGTGCCCTCCACGTGCCCGATAGTGACGGTGGACGGTTACGTGGACCCCTCGGGAGGCGACCGCTTCTGCCTGGGCCAGCTCAGCAACGTCCACAGAACGGAAAACATTGAGAGAGCCAG GCTTCATATCGGCAAAGGCGTTCAGCTGGAATGCAAAGGCGAAGGAGATGTGTGGgtacgctgcttgagcgaccacgcAGTGTTTGTGCAGAGCTACTACCTGGACCGAGAGGCGGGGCGTGCCCCCGGGGATGCCGTCCACAAGATCTACCCCAGCGCTTACATCAAG GTGTTTGACCTGCGTCAGTGCCATAGGCAGATGCAGCAGCAGGCGGCCACTGcccaagcggcggcggcggcccagGCAGCAGCCGTGGCTGGAAATATACCCGGCCCGGGTTCCGTGGGCGGAATCGCTCCCGCAATCA GTTTGTCAGCGGCGGCGGGCATCGGCGTGGACGACTTGCGCCGGCTGTGCATCCTGCGGATGAGCTTTGTCAAGGGCTGGGGGCCCGACTACCCGCGGCAAAGCATCAAGGAGACACCCTGCTGGATCGAGATTCACCTCCACCGTGCTCTGCAGCTGCTGGACGAGGTACTGCACACCATGCCCATCGCGGACCCACAGCCTCTTGACTAA
- the smad4a gene encoding mothers against decapentaplegic homolog 4a isoform X4 produces MSIANTPTSNDACLSIVHSLMCHRQGGESESFAKRAIESLVKKLKEKKDELDSLITAITTNGAHPSKCVTIQRTLDGRLQVAGRKGFPHVVYARLWRWPDLHKNELKHVKYCQYAFDLKCDNVCVNPYHYERVVSPGIDLSGLTLSSTGPLMVKDEYDYDNQQSHPSADSHLQTIQHPPSRPGPPDAFGSPTLLPPTEGSSSAATSAFSAIGAGPSNSTANWNRNSSFTSAVPHQNGHLQHHTPMPHTGHYWPVSNEIAFQPPISNHPAPEYWCSIAYFEMDVQVGETFKVPSTCPIVTVDGYVDPSGGDRFCLGQLSNVHRTENIERARLHIGKGVQLECKGEGDVWVRCLSDHAVFVQSYYLDREAGRAPGDAVHKIYPSAYIKVFDLRQCHRQMQQQAATAQAAAAAQAAAVAGNIPGPGSVGGIAPAISLSAAAGIGVDDLRRLCILRMSFVKGWGPDYPRQSIKETPCWIEIHLHRALQLLDEVLHTMPIADPQPLD; encoded by the exons ATGTCCATCGCCAACACCCCCACGAGCAATGACGCCTGCCTCAGCATCGTGCACAGCCTGATGTGCCACAGACAAGGTGGGGAGAGCGAGAGCTTCGCCAAACGGGCCATCGAGAGCCTGGTCAAGAAGCTGAAGGAGAAGAAAGACGAGCTGGACTCCCTCATCACGGCCATCACGACCAACGGAGCGCATCCCAGCAAATGTGTGACCATACAGCGCACATTGGACGGCCGCCTACAG GTTGCTGGACGTAAAGGTTTCCCTCACGTGGTGTATGCACGATTGTGGCGGTGGCCCGATCTGCACAAAAACGAGTTAAAACATGTCAAATACTGCCAGTATGCCTTTGACCTCAAATGTGACAACGTTTGCGTCAATCCGTACCACTACGAGAGAGTGGTCTCGCCAGGCATCG ACTTATCAGGACTGACGCTTTCAAGCACAG GTCCACTCATGGTAAAAGACGAGTACGACTACGACAATCAGCAATCTCACCCCAGTGCCGACAGCCACCTGCAGACGATCCAGCATCCTCCGTCCAGGCCGGGGCCGCCAGACGCCTTCGGTAGCCCCACCCTCCTCCCGCCAACAGAGGGCAGCAGCTCGGCTGCAACATCCGCATTTTCCGCCATTGGCGCGGGACCCTCAA ATTCCACCGCCAACTGGAATCGAAACAGCAGCTTCACGTCTGCGGTGCCGCATCAAAATGGCCACCTACAGCACcatacgcccatgcctcacacaggACATTACT GGCCTGTTAGCAACGAAATAGCATTCCAACCACCAATATCCAATCACCCTG CTCCAGAATACTGGTGCTCCATCGCGTACTTTGAGATGGACGTCCAGGTCGGCGAGACGTTCAAGGTGCCCTCCACGTGCCCGATAGTGACGGTGGACGGTTACGTGGACCCCTCGGGAGGCGACCGCTTCTGCCTGGGCCAGCTCAGCAACGTCCACAGAACGGAAAACATTGAGAGAGCCAG GCTTCATATCGGCAAAGGCGTTCAGCTGGAATGCAAAGGCGAAGGAGATGTGTGGgtacgctgcttgagcgaccacgcAGTGTTTGTGCAGAGCTACTACCTGGACCGAGAGGCGGGGCGTGCCCCCGGGGATGCCGTCCACAAGATCTACCCCAGCGCTTACATCAAG GTGTTTGACCTGCGTCAGTGCCATAGGCAGATGCAGCAGCAGGCGGCCACTGcccaagcggcggcggcggcccagGCAGCAGCCGTGGCTGGAAATATACCCGGCCCGGGTTCCGTGGGCGGAATCGCTCCCGCAATCA GTTTGTCAGCGGCGGCGGGCATCGGCGTGGACGACTTGCGCCGGCTGTGCATCCTGCGGATGAGCTTTGTCAAGGGCTGGGGGCCCGACTACCCGCGGCAAAGCATCAAGGAGACACCCTGCTGGATCGAGATTCACCTCCACCGTGCTCTGCAGCTGCTGGACGAGGTACTGCACACCATGCCCATCGCGGACCCACAGCCTCTTGACTAA
- the LOC125979643 gene encoding bone morphogenetic protein 10-like — protein sequence MTLESVILSLSVFLVTLIALSSSSPVRPSESRPQRPSLLGDERDNALLDAHDFLSHFLSTLNLTGQMQVEQKPQVFPKEPPEYMLELFERFANDRTAVPSASIVRSFKNEDSSPYGVTVRGVRTFPLLFNISVPHHEHITVAELRLFTLVQRAQRPFDCKVTIYKVHNGVVWTKEVGKEVRRRGQEEESRDLEELVTKHIHAKDKSWVSLDLTHAVAVWQKYGVAMHKLEVHVAILGPEDPEAVMWDEVFVDIQRNVDGKHNAVMIVFSDEPKKHDNSRPENTEQNPLWPFVNRDQDEVKLLYKTPARIRRGVKGETCRRTPLFVDFKDISWDSWIIQPVGYEAYMCNGVCSPPMTSEVSPTKHAIVQTLLSVKSPERASRACCVPTKLEPISLLYYDNGVITFNHKYEGMVVAECGCR from the exons ATGACCCTCGAGTCTGTGATCCTCTCCTTGAGTGTCTTTCTCGTGACGTTGATCGCCTTGAGCTCGAGCAGTCCCGTCAGGCCGTCCGAAAGTCGTCCCCAGAGGCCTTCTCTACTTGGAGATGAGCGTGACAATGCGCTGCTTGACGCGCACGACTTTCTCAGCCACTTTCTGTCTACCCTGAACCTCACCGGGCAGATGCAAGTGGAACAAAAGCCCCAGGTCTTCCCGAAGGAACCACCAGAATACATGTTGGAACTCTTTGAGCGATTCGCCAATGACCGCACGGCCGTGCCCTCCGCCAGCATTGTTCGCAGTTTCAAGAACGAag ATTCTTCCCCCTACGGAGTGACAGTTAGGGGCGTAAGGACATTTCCGTTGCTCTTCAACATTTCCGTGCCCCACCACGAGCACATCACCGTAGCCGAGCTTCGCCTTTTCACCCTCGTCCAGAGAGCCCAAAGACCCTTTGACTGCAAGGTGACCATTTACAAGGTGCACAATGGCGTAGTTTGGACCAAGGAAGTCGGGAAAGAGGTGAGAAGGCGGGGTCAAGAGGAGGAGTCCAGAGACTTGGAGGAACTGGTGACGAAGCACATCCACGCCAAAGATAAGAGCTGGGTGTCCTTGGACCTGACTCATGCCGTTGCAGTCTGGCAGAAGTACGGCGTCGCGATGCATAAACTGGAGGTCCACGTCGCCATCTTGGGGCCTGAAGACCCGGAGGCGGTTATGTGGGATGAGGTCTTTGTCGACATCCAGCGAAACGTGGACGGAAAACACAACGCGGTGATGATCGTTTTCTCGGACGAGCCCAAAAAACACGATAATTCCCGTCCCGAGAACACAGAGCAGAATCCGCTCTGGCCGTTTGTCAACCGTGACCAGGACGAAGTGAAGCTTCTCTACAAAACCCCCGCTCGCATCCGCCGTGGTGTCAAGGGCGAAACCTGCAGGAGAACGCCGCTGTTTGTGGATTTTAAAGACATCAGCTGGGACTCATGGATCATCCAGCCGGTAGGCTACGAGGCCTACATGTGCAACGGAGTCTGCAGCCCGCCCATGACCTCCGAGGTCTCACCCACCAAACATGCCATTGTGCAGACACTGCTCAGCGTGAAGAGTCCGGAGAGGGCatcgcgtgcctgctgtgtaccCACTAAGCTGGAGCCCATATCGCTCCTTTATTACGATAACGGGGTGATCACCTTCAACCACAAGTATGAGGGCATGGTCGTGGCAGAGTGTGGCTGTCGATAG